The nucleotide window TGTTTCAAtcctatacaccaataatgaagtaggaaaaagagaaatcaaaaaattgatcccatttacaattgcaccaaaaactatAAGGTACTTAATATTAAACCTAACTGAACAGttaaagatctgtactctgaaaaggataaaacacttatgaaagaaactgaggaagacacaaagaaatggaaaaacattccatgctcatggattggaaaaacaattATTACAAATGTGGATACTACCTATCATAATCTATATACtttatgcaatccctatcaaaatgccaccagcatttttcacagagctggagctaacaatcctaaaatttatatggaactacaaaagatcatgactagccaaagcaattttgataaagaataagaaaggtggaagcatcacaattctagacttcaggttatattacaaagttgtagtaatgaagacagtatggtgctgccacagaaacagacacatagattaactgaacagaatagaaaacacataaatgagcccacaactatatggtcaacttatcttaaacaaagcaggaaaaaacatccaatggaaaaaatctcttcaacaaatggtgttgagaaaactggacctctttcttacatgatacacaaaaatacatcaaaaatagatgaaagacctaaatttgaaaaaggaacccatcaaaatcctgtAGGAAAATGCAGACATAACATCTTTGATGTTGGCCATAGCAGCTTCTTACTGGAAAGGTCTCTGGatgcaagggaaacaagcaaaaatgaattattgggacttaatcaagataaagcaTACTctcttaaaaactattttatttgtttatttgacaaaagagaaaacagaagcaggtggagcagcaggcagagggagagggaaaagcagactccctactgtgcaaagagcccagtgcagggcttaatcccagaaccttgggaccatgacctgagttgaaggcggatgcttacctgactgagcctcCTGGGTGCCCCATGATAACatacttctgcacagcaaaggaaataatcaacaaaactaaaaggcatcctatggaatgggagaagatatttgcaaatgatatatctgataaaaggttagtagaGAATATTAtgataagggaaagaaaaggataaaaggagaaatactatattatttcattcatatgtggaatttaagaaacaaagcaaatgataaTGGGGGctaagagagaggcaaaccataaaacagactcttaactatagagaactgagggttgctgaaggacAGGTTGGTGGGGAGGTGGGTTAAATGGgcaatgggtattaaggaggagacttgtgatgagcactgagtgttgtacgTAAATGataagtcactaaattctacatttgAAACTATTATTATagtgtatattaactaactggaatttaaatagaaacttgaaaGTACAAGAGAAACACAtgtatgcaaaatgaaataaattggcctataaagaaaaaaaaattagaactgaaTTATAGTATCCTGATATAGCCACCCTCTGACAGTTTCCTTACTACAAATTCAACCCTTAATATGGTATTCCCAAGACATTCCAAAAGAGAGCTGATTTCAACTTTCCAGCATCTTTTAGGATTCCTTCAATTTGTACTCACTCACCTAGATTGCTTGGATTTAGATTGCCTTCCAGGAATGGGACATCAAGTTGAGGATCCCTGGTTTAACAGGAAGAAGAGGCAGATATCTCTGCTATATAGCCCTACAGTGAGAAACTATTGAAAATTGCTTGTAGTTTCTTAGACAGAAAGTTGCCAATATGTCTGCAGGTTCTATTTTTCTAAGTATCACCTAACAGTAATATACCTTGGTAATAAAACTTCATCAAAATCTTATAGAatagaggaggggcaagatggcggaagagtagggtccccaaatcacctgtgcccaccaaattacctagataaccttcaaatcatcctgaaaatctacgaattcggcctgagatttaaagagagaacagctggaatgctacactGAGAAGAGTATGCGCTTCTaatcaaggtaggaagactgggaaaaaagaaataaagaaacaaaaggcatccaagggggagggggcccaggaggagcaCGGCTAAGGCTGGGGCGAGAGTCCCCAGGAGAGTAAAGCTCcgccccagagaagcaggagctgcaccaatcctcccgggtggaaaggcacctgcagggagttagagcaggaccccaggagggcggggatgccctcaggctccctgggacactaacagacacctgcgccctggggagaCTGCGCCAAGCTCCCCTAAAGGGCTGTAGCACGGGCACACATTGACCTGGGAGCGGtccgaggggctcgggcggcggctccacggagagGCAGCTGCACAGacggagcgcgaatccaacagcgcaggccccagggCATAGGGCgcctgggacacagcccaggatctgaactccccccgggacaggcagaggccgggagggcccaggacagcaaggatgctcctgccccgagctgagcagatcagcggcccagCCCCAGAGCATACAGTCCCTGCAGACCAAAAGCTCcatagttactgtgggagctgaatccagggctccagagctggccgccaccactgtggttgttcctcctgggccCTGACGGGGTAAACCACCCCCACTAAGCTtagcaccaggcagggggcagagcagctcccccaagtgctaacacttgaaaatcagcacaacatgcccctcccccagaagaccagctagacggactagttccaggggaagtcaagggacttaaagtatacagaatcagaagatactcccccgtggttttgtttttttgtttatttgtttctttggttttcttttgctttttgatttctgtttgcttcccccacctatttttcctttctttctttttctttctccttttcttccctttttttctttttttcttccttttttctttttctcttttctttccttctttctctcctctctttcctccttttcccaatacaacttgtttttggccactctgcactgagcaaaatgactagaaggaaaacctcaaaagaaagaatcagaaacagtcctctctcccacagagttacaaaatctggattacaattcaatgtcagaaagccaattcagaagcactattatacagctactggtggctctcgagaaaagcataaaggacccaagagacttcatgactgcagaatttacagctaatcaggcagaaattaaaaatcaattgaatgagatgcaattcaaactagaagtcctaacgacgagggttaccgtggtggaagaacgagtgagtgacatagaagacaagttgatggcaaagagggaaactgaggaaaaaagagacaaacgattaaaagaccatgaagacagattaagggaaataaacgacagcatgaggaagaaaaacctacatttaattggggttcccgagggcgccaaaaaggacagagggccagaatatgtatttgaacaaatcctagctgaaaactttcctaatctgggaagggaaacaggcattcagttccaggaaatagagagatcccctctaaagtcaataaaaaccgttcaacaccttgacatttaatagttaagcttgcaactccaaagataaagagaagatccttaaagcagcatgagacaagaaatccctgacttttgtggggaggaatattagcgtaacaacagacctctccacagagaccgggcaggcaagaaagggctggcaggatatattcagggtcctaaatgagaagaacatgcaaccaagaatactttatccagcaaggctctcattcaaaatggaaggagagataaagagcttccaagacaggcaagaacggaaagaatatgtgacctccaaaccagctctgcaagaaactttaagggagactcttaaaattcccctttaagaagaagttcagtggaaaatccacaaaaacaaagactgaatagatatcatgatgacactaaactcatatctctcaatagtaactctgaacgtgaacaggcttaatgaccccatcaaaaggcgcagggtttcagactggatcaaaaagcaggacccatctatttgctgtctacaagagactcattttagacagaaggacacctacaacctgaaaataaaaggttggagaaccatttaccattcaaatggtcctcaaaagaaagcaggggtagccattcttatatcagataaactaaaatttatcacaaagactgtagtgagagatgaagagggacactatatcatacctaaaggatctatccaacaagaggacttaacaatcctcaatatatatgccccgaatgtgggagctgccaaatatttaaatcaattaataagcaaagtcaagacatacttagataataatacacttatacttggtgacttcaatctagctctttctaccctcgataggtcttctaagcacaacatctccaaagaaacgagagctttaaatgatacactggaccagatggatttcatagatatctacagaactttatatccaaactcaactgaatacacattcttctcaaatgcacatggaactttctccagaatagaccacatactgggtcacaaatcaggtctgaactgataccaaaagattgggatggtcccctgcatattctcagaccataatgccttgaaattagaactaaatcacaacaagaagtttggaaggacctcaaacacgtgagggttaaggaccatcctgctaaaagatgaaagggtcaaccaggaaattaaggaagaattaaaaagattcatggaaactaatgagaagtgaagatacaaccgttcaaaatctttcggatgcagtaaaagcagcccttagggggaaatacatcgcaatacaagcatccatccaaaaactggaaagaactcaaatacaaaagctaaccttacacataaaggagctagagaaaaagcagcaaatagatcctacaccgagcagaagaagagagttaataaagattcgagcagaactcaacgaaatcaagatcagaacaactgtggaacagatcaacaaaaccaggagttggttgaaagaattaataatatagataaaccattagccagccttattaaaaagaagagagagaagactcaaattaataaaatcatgaatgagaaaggagagatcactaccaacaccaaggaaatacaaacgattttaaaaacatattatgaacagctatacgccaataaattaggcaatctagaagaaatggatgcattcctggaaagccacaaactaccaaaagtggaacaggaagaaatagaaaacctgaacaggccaataaccagggaggaaattgaagcagttatcaaaaacctccaaagacacaaaagtccagggccagatggcttcccaggggaattctatcaaacgtttaaagaagaaaccatagtTATTCTACTAaggctgtttggaaagatagaaagagatggagtactccaaattcgttctatgaggccagcatcaccttaattccaaaaccagaaaaagaccccaccataaaggagaattacagaccaatatccctgatgaacatgcataaattctaaacaagatactagccaataagatccaacaatacattaagaaaattattcaccatgaccaagtaggatttatcccaggacacaaggctggttgaatactcgtaaaacaatcaatgtgattcatcatatcagcaagagaaaaaccaagaaccatatgatcctctcattagatgcagagaaagtatttgacaaaacacagcatccattcctgatcaaaactcttcagagtgtagggatacagggaacattcctcaacatcttaaaagccatgtacgtaaagcccacagcaaatatcattctcaatggggaagcactcggagcctttcccctaagatcagaaacaagacagggatgtccactctcaccactgctattcaacatagtactggatgtcCTACCctcggcaatcagacaacaaaaagacattaaaggcattcaaattggcaaagaagaagtcaaactctccctcttcgcctatgacatgatactctacatagaaaacccaaaagtctccaccccaagattgctagaactcatacagcaatttggtagcgtggcaggatacaaaatcaatgcccagaaatcaatggcatttctatacactaacaatgagactgaagaaagagaaattaaggagtcaatcccatttacaattgcacccaaaagcataagatacccaggaataaacctaaccaaagagttaaaggatctataccctaaaaactacagagcacttctgaaagaaattgaggaagacacaaagagatggaaaaatattccatgctcatggattggcagaattaatattgtgaaaatgtcaatgttacccagggcaatttacatgtttaatgcaatccctatcaaaataccatggactttcttcagagattagagcaaattattttaagatttgtgtggaatctcttcaaaaaaaaaaaaaaaagatttgtgtggattcagaaaagacctcaaaacCAGgggaatttgaaaaaagaaaaccatacctgggggcatcacaatgccagatttcaggttgtactacaaagctgtcctcatcaagacagtgtggtcctggcacaaaaacagacacatagatctatggaacagaatagagaacccagaagtggaccctgaactttatggtcaactaatattcgataaaggaggaaagactatccactggaagacagtctcttcaataaatggtgctgggaaaattggacatccacatgcagaagaatgaactagaccactctcttgcaccatacacaaagataaactcaaaatggatgaaagatctaaatgtgagacaagattccatcaaaatcctagaggagaacacaggtaacaccctttttgaactcatccacagtaacttcttgcaagacacatccacctaggcaaaagaaacaaaagcaaaaatgaactattggtacttcatcaagattagaagcttttgcacagcaaaggatacagtgaacaaaactaaaagacaacctacagaatgggagaagatatttgcaaatgacatatcagataaagggctagtttccaagatctataaagaacttattcaactcaacaccaaagaaacaaacaatccaatcctgaaatgggcaaaagacatgaacagaaatctcacagaggaagacaaagacatggctaacacgcacatgagaaaatgctctgcatcacttgccatcagggaaatacaaatcaaaatcacaatgagataccacgtcacaccagtgagaatggggaaaattaacaggccatgaaaccacaaatgttggagaggatgtgcagaaaagggaaccctcttacactgttggtggaaatgtgaaatgatgcagccactctgtaaaactgtgtggaggttcctcaaagagttaaaaatagacctgccctacgacccagcaattgcactgttggggatttaccccaaagattcagatgcaatgaaacgccgggacacctgcaccccgatgtttatagcagcaatgtccacaatagccaaactgtggaaggagcctcggtgtccttcgaaagatgaatggataaagaagatgtggtttatgtatacaatggaatattactaagccattagaaacaacaaatatccaccatttgcttcaacgtggatggaactggagggtattatgctgagtgaagtaagtcagtcggtgaaggacaaacattatatgttctcattcatttggggaatataaataataatgaaagagaatataagggaagggagaagaaatgtgtgggaaatatcagaaagggaggcagaacataaagacttctaactctgggaaacgaactaggggtggtggaaggggaggagggcgggtggtgggggtgaatgggtgacgggcactgtgggaggctcttgacgggatgagcactgggtgttattctgtatgttggttaaTCGAATACCAATagagaataaatttattataaaaaatttatagaaTAACTACCATGGATTTGAATGTTTCCATCCCAGTGGAATTCATATGTTCAAGCCTAATCCTCAGTGTGATGATGTTTTGTGGCTTGGCTtttgagaggtgattaggtcatgaaaaTGGAGCTGTCATGAATGGGATTATTTCCCTCATAATAATGAACCCAGAGAATTCCCTTGCCCCTTATGCCATATGAGGACATAGTAAGAGGCCAATCGTTTATGAATTAGGTAAGCAAAAAGGAAGCATCCCTTTACCAGATACCACAATTAGGTAAGCATAAAAGAAGAATCCCTTTATCAGATACCAAATCTGTcagtaccttgatcttgggcttccaggcttccagaactgtgagatttAAACATTTGTTGTTTAATTCACCCAGTCTATAGTATGTTTGTTTTAGCAGCTCGAATGAACTAAGACATTTTTATGGACTACACTTCCTCAGGCTGCTTTGATTTCCCTCAAAtctcaactaaataaaagaaaggtgGGGCAAAGTGATGCCCCAAGGATTCTCTGCGAACACCTTTTGCCATACTGTCTAAGGTCAAGTTAGAGAACATCCAGTACAATATAAATAAGTACACAGCTTATGTTAAAGTTGATGGCTGATCTCCAGCCAGCACTACGGCTACTTCTTCTTCAACTACCCTGTGATAATTGTGGACTCTgcaatatgatattttatttgaaattgaatGTAAAGGAGACCTGGACTAGCAGAGCTTCATTAACTTTCCAACTAAAACATAAAAAGTGTAAGAAAGTTTATGTTCCAAGTAATGCGCAAGTAGCCTTACACTGATTGTGATGTAATCATGGCATAGCTTTCCTGGGAAATAGATATTATTAACCACAttatacaaataaagaaactgttACACAAAGAATCTGTGgcacttgcctgaggtcacccaAGTAGAAAGTGGCAGAACCTAGATTTGAATCCAAGTCTACTGGGCTCTAAGTCAATGCCCTTCATTGTTATGTCAGACTGCCTTTCTTTAAAgagattactatttttttaaagattgtatttatttattcatgaaagaaagagagagagagagagagagaggaaagaggcagatacataggcagagggagaagcaggctccatgcaggaagcctgatgtggggctccatcccaggactctggcatcacgccctgagccaaaggcagacactcaaccactgagccacccaggcatcccataaagaGATTACTATTCAGAAAAGTTGCtaagttgtatttcttttaaggggttcttttaaataaaacaaatttaatccCTTTAAAAGTTCTGTCAGGAAAAAATAGAGACTATAAAAAAGCAtaggttaaattatttttaatggagtggttggtttatgaaaaaaataaaaattaaactgtacGTCCAGACTTCCAGATAATTCTAACACAGTTGAAATCATTAGGCTGTAtgataaagtagaaaaaatacaCATGATATATTTCTTAGTTGGAATACTGGTTCTGTCATGTACTTACTGGCTATGTGATCCTGGACAagttattgaaatatatataaaatatctatatgtCCAGAAGATTATATGAGATCAGGTATATAAAGTGACTGATGATGCCTAGTATGTGAAAGTCCCTCAACAGATGGTAATTGTTATTGTCATTACAGTTATTAAGAACAACACTAAAgggtttaaaaaatacaaaagagaaggTGAATTAAAgctggtttggaaaaaaaaaagctggtttgGTGGAGAATCTTAATAGTATGATTCAATGTTGCTTTAAGCATGCTTTAGGAAATAACAAACACAGGAAAATGAGTAGATTCTcagtaataaatgaatattaatgatGATACCCTGTTACTGCTTCTCATATTGAAACATGGAGCTATAAACTGGAGTTAAGAGAAATTGGTTCCTTACATTGGTTGAAAATAGCCAAAGGATCTTAAGTCCAGATTAAACTTAAATACTGTGGCTGAAAAATTCAAAGGGTCTAGCCAGTagcaaagaaaaatagcaaacaCCCATATCCTGCTATTCAAATTCTCAGAAacatatttttcagagaaaactATGGTCTTAGATGTTCTGAGGTGGGCTTGCACCTCACTGTTGAGATTATCTGAAGCATACATAAACAACTGAATATGTGAAATagtgaagaaataatacctattttttgCACAGGCTTAAAGTTACTTTAAATTTTACTCTGAACAACtcttcctataaatatttttaaaactcgaTCAATCTTCCATTTGATGTTTTAACAGggcatttatttttagataaagcAATTGGCTGAGCTATTGTATTCTCTGACTTCTTTACCATTATCTCTTGGGGAAATGACTGACTTACCTTGCCAAACTACCactttgaagcaaaaaaaaaatctcaaattacttcaaaatatgaGTTAAGTGAGCCAAGTCTCATGTTTAACTGGATATCAAGTGCAGCTTTTTAttccaaagaaaactttttaaaaacttatagaATAAATGTATACATTACCTGGtaattgttttggttttgtgatAACCTCAGCTGGTTTGATGAAGCAAAATGCGATGAAAAATTACTCCGTGATGGATTTGTATTACTGTACATTGTAGTAGCTACTGTATGTAATGAGGTCCGTGGTGTCAAATGGTAGTCTCTGTTTTGATACAGTACATTGTCTGAAAAATCTCTAATATTTACCATTTGGGAATTTGGCATATTTCTTCCTGGTCCAGGCAATGCAGTACTTTGGTTCTCTGCTCCATGGGATCTACCACTTTCATAAAATCTTGAGTAGCTTGGTATCTGTGCTCCCATCAATGCCAACTCTTCCTCTTTGGCATATTCATCATCAGCATCTCCAGTCTCCATTGCAATGGACAAACAAGTTCCTTCTGCTGAACTATGCTTCTGTGGGGCATTTCCTCCTAGAATTCTCTGGGGGTAGTCACTAACAGCCAATGAAAATACTTCGCGGATTTCCAAGTTTTGTGTTCTACAGTAAGGGTCTCTAATAGGTGGCTTTTGTCCACATAAGTTATGTGAAGCTAGACCTGTGTGTTCGGGCTTATATGACCTTTGAATTCCAACTGGTTCAATTTTGCAAGGTCGGTGGCATTCAGATGGCTTTTGAGGTACCATCATCTCAGAGGCTTGCATTGAAGAGCTTCCATAGTTTTTCTTGGTGTGGCTGTATACTGAGTTTCCAGCATTTAGCACACTTGTCTGTCTTGATAAGATAATTGTTTTTTCACCTAAGAGCAGAGAGGCATTTTTACAGTGTGCTACTTGTCTTTGAACAGGAATGTGCAACTGAAACTCAGTATCATTTTTACTGGCTGTTTTCTGAACAGGAATTTTATGTGCTTCTGTAAGTTGTGTATCTGAAAGTTTGGTTGTCACTTGCCTACTTGATGAACTTGCCGGACTGTATGTACCAGTTACAATGACATCATTATTGGCAGATGTCCAAGAAGACTGTTGGCTTGAGGGTCTAGTGATGTTAACTACATTTCTGACTGTAATGTCTGGAGCTGTCAAAGAGGTACCAGCAAGTGTTCCTGTTGTTGCTCCTGATTCAGAATTCTTActactcatttttcttctcttattgccAACCCACGTCTGTAAGGAtaaaaaatgacaatataaaaatgttcttaacaaaaacaataagaaaaaacacTTCCAATGTGATAAACTGTACTCTCATTTGTCATAGGAATAAGTCctatacaaatttaaaacaaaaaagatataataaaagaaaaagtaactaaagtataagattaaaaaataaaaataaataaagtataaggTCAGACAAGAGCTTACTCTTAACAAATATCTAGGAACTTTGATAACAGAATTGTATTATTGCTTCTTTCCTCAAAATCCATTCAATTAATCTGTAGCAAGAATCCTAAAAATGTTTATATCCCTTGACCTAGTAAATccgtttctaggaatttatcctaaaaaTAATCATAGATATATACAAAGTTTATATGCAATTAAGTTcgtcatatatttatttataatagtgaaa belongs to Canis lupus familiaris isolate Mischka breed German Shepherd chromosome X, alternate assembly UU_Cfam_GSD_1.0, whole genome shotgun sequence and includes:
- the HDX gene encoding highly divergent homeobox isoform X7; amino-acid sequence: MNLRSVFTVEQQRILQRYYENGMTNQSKNCFQLILQCAQETKLDFSVVRTWVGNKRRKMSSKNSESGATTGTLAGTSLTAPDITVRNVVNITRPSSQQSSWTSANNDVIVTGTYSPASSSSRQVTTKLSDTQLTEAHKIPVQKTASKNDTEFQLHIPVQRQVAHCKNASLLLGEKTIILSRQTSVLNAGNSVYSHTKKNYGSSSMQASEMMVPQKPSECHRPCKIEPVGIQRSYKPEHTGLASHNLCGQKPPIRDPYCRTQNLEIREVFSLAVSDYPQRILGGNAPQKHSSAEGTCLSIAMETGDADDEYAKEEELALMGAQIPSYSRFYESGRSHGAENQSTALPGPGRNMPNSQMVNIRDFSDNVLYQNRDYHLTPRTSLHTVATTMYSNTNPSRSNFSSHFASSNQLRLSQNQNNYQISGNLTVPWITGCSRKRALQDRTQFSDRDLATLKKYWDNGMTSLGSVCREKIEAVATELNVDCEIVRIPTMADFMDHSVCKSEKILTAGPFKEIRVGFSSHWRVIPEDQKGNAINEKNGKTQIILKEEIKYYPINT
- the HDX gene encoding highly divergent homeobox isoform X6, yielding MNLRSVFTVEQQRILQRYYENGMTNQSKNCFQLILQCAQETKLDFSVVRTWVGNKRRKMSSKNSESGATTGTLAGTSLTAPDITVRNVVNITRPSSQQSSWTSANNDVIVTGTYSPASSSSRQVTTKLSDTQLTEAHKIPVQKTASKNDTEFQLHIPVQRQVAHCKNASLLLGEKTIILSRQTSVLNAGNSVYSHTKKNYGSSSMQASEMMVPQKPSECHRPCKIEPVGIQRSYKPEHTGLASHNLCGQKPPIRDPYCRTQNLEIREVFSLAVSDYPQRILGGNAPQKHSSAEGTCLSIAMETGDADDEYAKEEELALMGAQIPSYSRFYESGRSHGAENQSTALPGPGRNMPNSQMVNIRDFSDNVLYQNRDYHLTPRTSLHTVATTMYSNTNPSRSNFSSHFASSNQLRLSQNQNNYQISGNLTVPWITGCSRKRALQDRTQFSDRDLATLKKYWDNGMTSLGSVCREKIEAVATELNVDCEIVRTWIGNRRRKYRLMGIEVPPPRGGPADFSEQPEPGSLSALTSGEEAGPEVGEDNERNDEVSICLSEGSSQEESSEVPNEARAHKEEDHHAVSADNVKIEIIDDEESDMISNSEVEQVNSLLDYKNEEVRFIENELEIQKQKYFKLKTFVRSLILAMKADDKEQQQALLSDLPPELEEMDFNHASPEPDDTSFSVSSLSEKNASDSL